The following proteins are co-located in the bacterium genome:
- a CDS encoding glycosyltransferase yields MNRITVLHLCEHFGDKQVSFHGVSRLFELWLPAFDASRFKVLLCSRKGPGELADLRLRAAGIEPLYLGYGKMDPRNLFKLIGIMRRADVDILHVHGYGASTWGRIAGVLLRKPVIVHEHCNYGTVPVFQRPVEWLLGHFTRYAYAVSESTRTFTVEKRHIPAALVETLYSGIPLAQIRKADPEWVRAFRAEQGRKPSDKILGVVGRLESHKGHLDAFKALQGILKKRADVYLWVLGNGRYEERLREWVKENGLTDRITFLGYRNDVVKVIQCFDVQLFPSHQEGTPSTLFEGMAVGNACVASTADGQGEILSHEKEALLFAPGDVEEMTRHTLRLLDDPGLMKHLRQQALVRIQAFDMKRCLDQMERKYEEIV; encoded by the coding sequence ATGAATAGAATTACCGTACTTCACCTGTGTGAACATTTTGGCGATAAGCAGGTCTCTTTTCATGGGGTCTCACGGCTGTTTGAGCTCTGGCTTCCCGCCTTTGACGCCAGCCGGTTCAAGGTGCTTTTGTGCAGCCGGAAAGGACCTGGAGAGTTGGCGGATCTCCGGCTCAGGGCGGCCGGCATTGAGCCGCTCTACCTCGGGTATGGCAAGATGGACCCCCGGAACCTGTTCAAGCTGATCGGGATCATGCGGCGTGCGGACGTGGATATCCTCCATGTCCACGGCTATGGCGCCTCGACGTGGGGCCGGATTGCCGGCGTTCTGCTGCGTAAGCCGGTGATTGTCCACGAACATTGCAACTATGGAACGGTGCCGGTCTTTCAGCGTCCGGTGGAGTGGCTGTTAGGTCACTTCACCCGTTATGCCTATGCCGTCTCTGAATCCACCCGCACCTTTACCGTGGAGAAGCGTCATATTCCGGCGGCGCTGGTGGAGACGCTGTATAGCGGGATTCCCCTGGCCCAGATTCGCAAGGCGGATCCGGAGTGGGTGCGGGCCTTCCGCGCGGAGCAGGGCCGGAAGCCCTCCGATAAAATCCTGGGAGTGGTGGGACGGCTCGAAAGTCACAAGGGGCATCTGGATGCCTTCAAGGCGTTGCAGGGGATATTGAAAAAACGAGCGGATGTCTATCTGTGGGTGCTGGGGAACGGCCGATATGAAGAGAGGCTGCGCGAGTGGGTTAAGGAAAACGGTCTGACGGATCGCATCACTTTTCTCGGCTACCGGAATGACGTGGTCAAGGTGATCCAATGCTTTGACGTCCAGCTTTTCCCGAGTCATCAGGAGGGCACGCCCAGTACCTTGTTCGAGGGGATGGCGGTGGGCAATGCCTGTGTGGCCTCCACGGCGGACGGTCAGGGCGAGATTCTGTCCCATGAGAAGGAGGCCCTGCTGTTCGCGCCGGGTGATGTGGAGGAGATGACCCGGCATACCCTGCGTCTGCTGGATGATCCCGGCCTGATGAAGCACCTGCGTCAGCAGGCCCTGGTCCGCATTCAGGCGTTTGACATGAAGCGCTGCCTCGACCAGATGGAACGCAAGTACGAAGAGATTGTGTGA
- a CDS encoding phospholipase D-like domain-containing protein: MNAPYQWYQTGDAFYRALLSEIEKAKESVRLETYIYDAGYPGDDIRKALLAALNRGVRVKVLLDAFGSMNLPSDYWESVRTAGGEVAYFNPLSLNRIAFRNHRKCLVCDNKAGFVSGFNISSSETGDGVTHGWRDLGLRLTGHVVRDLAASFERMFTIAQFRHHQLPRLRLRRPRFLKRKQEGPVPSLLASGPGGIDNTIKLALLRDLQHARSIRIISAYFLPTRRIRKSLIRSARQGRDVQIITAGKTDVAMSRYAGRALYQRLLKAGVGIQEYHAQILHTKLIVADKVVYVGSANLDTRSLSINYELLIRIEDGRLAQEAREIFRSYLPHCRKINPAIWGKSRSYWEKLLERLSHFLLARLDFFLANRQISRMR, encoded by the coding sequence ATGAATGCTCCCTACCAGTGGTATCAGACGGGCGATGCCTTCTATCGCGCCCTCCTCTCGGAAATTGAAAAAGCAAAAGAGTCGGTCCGGCTGGAAACCTACATTTATGATGCCGGCTATCCGGGCGATGATATCCGGAAAGCGCTGCTGGCCGCCCTGAACCGTGGGGTGCGGGTTAAAGTCCTGCTGGATGCCTTTGGGTCCATGAACCTGCCCTCCGATTACTGGGAATCGGTTCGCACCGCAGGGGGCGAGGTGGCTTATTTCAACCCCCTGTCGCTCAACCGCATCGCCTTCCGGAATCACCGAAAATGCCTGGTCTGTGACAACAAGGCGGGCTTCGTGAGTGGCTTTAATATCTCCTCCAGTGAAACGGGCGACGGGGTGACCCACGGGTGGCGGGATCTCGGCCTGCGCCTGACCGGCCACGTCGTGCGCGATCTGGCCGCCTCCTTTGAACGGATGTTCACGATCGCTCAATTCAGGCATCACCAACTGCCCCGCCTGCGATTGCGGCGCCCCAGGTTTCTCAAGCGCAAACAGGAGGGGCCGGTCCCCTCGCTTCTGGCCAGCGGCCCCGGCGGAATCGACAACACCATCAAGCTCGCGTTACTGCGGGATCTCCAGCACGCCCGCTCCATCCGCATCATCTCGGCCTACTTCCTGCCCACCCGCCGGATCCGCAAAAGCCTGATCCGGTCTGCGCGCCAGGGCCGGGATGTGCAGATCATCACCGCCGGCAAAACGGATGTCGCCATGTCCCGTTATGCCGGACGCGCCCTGTACCAACGCCTGCTGAAGGCCGGCGTGGGAATTCAGGAATATCATGCCCAGATCCTCCACACCAAACTGATTGTGGCCGACAAGGTGGTGTATGTCGGGTCCGCCAACCTGGATACCCGCAGCCTGAGCATCAATTACGAATTACTGATCCGGATCGAAGACGGGCGCCTGGCCCAGGAGGCGCGCGAAATCTTCCGCAGCTATCTGCCCCATTGCCGGAAAATCAATCCGGCCATCTGGGGAAAATCCCGAAGTTATTGGGAAAAACTGCTCGAGCGCCTCTCGCACTTCCTGCTCGCCCGCCTTGATTTCTTCCTGGCCAACCGCCAGATTTCACGAATGCGGTAA
- a CDS encoding radical SAM protein, translating to MKCLFVYKTASLDITDPMGIMCLIANVKKHGHESDLFLTNLEPNLFKAVAEYKPDVIGFSVTSGSEPYYLELIRRLRKHATFISILGGPHPTFFPEIIDEPEVDIICRGEGDDAIVALLNKMQAGEDYSMLPNLWVKKNGEVIKNQIMPLNHSLDSLPFPNRASFLKYYAYAHSSVKHFLAGRGCPYDCAYCFNHKLKKMYREEANETQYCRLRSVENVVQELEEVRKHYPLKIVYFHDDLFIMNRVWLKEFAEVYSKRVGLPMICYVRANLVNEEVVKSLKLANCVTIAMGIESGNEELRKIVLNRDMTNAKIVEAADLFHKYGISIMTQNMVGLPDETVENAFETIAVNARVKPAYAWASIFQPYPRTALWHYCVKKGYLDATHKQHASYQVESPINKGQTKREFENLHKFFALCIEFPALIPLARRLIKWPNNLVYNLIYRGFKGYTHIFRLKMSSGELGFFVYLWGIMLYKLRRAMGRTY from the coding sequence ATGAAGTGTTTATTTGTCTATAAAACGGCCTCACTTGATATCACCGACCCCATGGGGATCATGTGCCTGATCGCCAATGTCAAAAAGCATGGCCATGAGTCGGACCTGTTCCTGACCAACCTGGAACCCAACCTGTTCAAGGCCGTCGCCGAATACAAGCCGGACGTGATCGGCTTCTCGGTCACCAGCGGTTCAGAGCCCTATTACCTGGAACTTATCCGCCGCCTCCGCAAACACGCCACGTTCATTTCCATCCTGGGCGGTCCGCATCCCACGTTTTTCCCCGAGATCATTGACGAACCCGAGGTCGACATCATCTGCCGCGGGGAGGGTGACGATGCGATCGTGGCTTTATTGAACAAGATGCAGGCGGGTGAGGATTATTCGATGCTCCCCAACCTTTGGGTCAAAAAGAATGGCGAAGTGATCAAGAACCAGATCATGCCGCTGAATCACTCGCTGGACTCGCTCCCCTTCCCCAACCGGGCCTCATTCCTGAAGTATTACGCCTATGCCCACAGCAGCGTGAAGCACTTCCTTGCCGGCCGTGGCTGTCCCTATGACTGCGCCTACTGCTTTAACCACAAGCTGAAGAAGATGTATCGCGAGGAAGCCAACGAGACACAATATTGCCGGCTACGCAGCGTGGAGAACGTCGTCCAGGAATTGGAAGAGGTTCGCAAGCACTACCCGCTCAAGATTGTGTATTTCCACGATGACCTTTTCATCATGAACCGTGTCTGGCTCAAGGAGTTCGCCGAGGTCTACAGCAAGCGGGTGGGCCTGCCCATGATCTGCTACGTCCGTGCCAACCTCGTGAATGAAGAGGTGGTCAAGTCCCTCAAGCTGGCCAATTGCGTCACCATCGCCATGGGCATTGAGAGCGGCAACGAGGAACTCCGCAAAATCGTGCTTAATCGCGACATGACGAATGCCAAAATCGTCGAAGCGGCAGATTTGTTCCACAAATACGGCATTTCCATTATGACCCAGAATATGGTCGGGTTGCCGGACGAGACAGTGGAGAATGCCTTCGAGACCATTGCGGTCAACGCACGGGTCAAACCCGCTTACGCCTGGGCCTCCATTTTCCAACCCTATCCCCGCACCGCGCTTTGGCATTATTGCGTCAAAAAAGGCTATCTGGACGCGACCCACAAGCAACATGCGTCCTATCAGGTCGAGTCCCCCATCAACAAGGGCCAGACGAAGCGCGAGTTTGAGAACCTGCACAAGTTCTTTGCGCTCTGTATTGAGTTCCCGGCCCTGATCCCCCTGGCGCGCCGCCTGATCAAGTGGCCTAACAACCTTGTCTACAATCTCATCTATCGCGGCTTCAAGGG